The Daucus carota subsp. sativus chromosome 7, DH1 v3.0, whole genome shotgun sequence genome window below encodes:
- the LOC108195638 gene encoding zinc finger CCCH domain-containing protein 67-like, which yields MRHVNEQYGEVPPWYWNEEGDVVGRNGKAQYDKEPHCSGNAEKDSVGFNDGNFGSRHYPLRPYTEDCSLYMRTGTCMFGSICKFNHPLQRKPRAPRDTFKQKEEIYDKPRQTECKYYLSAGGCKYGKACWYSHGKGKSAVTPNSELNFIGLPIRVVKLLSFFHRIQIFVCIQSIFNQEGYSYYLIKKWTQI from the exons ATGAGGCATGTAAATGAGCAGTATGGGGAGGTGCCTCCTTGGTATTGGAATGAAGAAGGGGATGTAGTGGGGAGAAATGGAAAGGCGCAGTATGATAAAGAACCTCACTGTTCCGGTAATGCTGAAAAGGACTCCGTGGGGTTTAATGATGGAAATTTTGGAAGTCGCCATTATCCTTTGAGGCCTTACACGGAAGATTGTTCGCTTTATATGAGGACTGGGACTTGCATGTTTGGTTCGATATGCAAATTTAATCATCCACTTCAAAGAAAGCCCCGG GCTCCCAGGGATACATTTAAGCAAAAGGAAGAAATTTATGATAAGCCTAGACAGACAGAATGCAAG TATTACTTGTCAGCGGGTGGTTGCAAATACGGAAAAGCTTGTTGGTATAGTCATGGCAAAGGAAAATCTGCAGTGACCCCAAATTCAGAGTTGAACTTTATTGGTTTGCCGATTAGAGTTGTAAAACTTCTCTCCTTTTTTCACAGAATCCAAATTTTCGTATGTATACAGTCCATATTCAACCAAGAGGGATATTCTTACTATCTGATCAAAAAGTGGACGCAGATATAG
- the LOC108195053 gene encoding lysine-specific demethylase REF6-like, whose translation MRASCSSRPPKDISSLALIALNYEDASDSETEAREFSPVSDLAEESFPSHVFCLQHAFGVKQKLDALGGMHMLLLCHPDYPKFLAEAKLVADELGAEQISSDISFRTATEEDKERIKSAVDSEGSNLSFSANPIPKLKRKGMDDLEPAQTSKFPRVEESTEATDQEQVRVSENLPKPPEPDVVPGNLYRTTDLASGSRKDKCIIQYKRTYKNKSKVKPIQEETPHDQGTDILEGGPSTRLRPRKLNQPPKDPEHVSHKVVAKDELKTSSNRGKSASGIQASAGSSSKKAEAKYSCEVCMMNFGSKKELGLHGKNICSVKGCGKKFASHKYLIHHQKVHREDRPLQCTWEGCTKTFKWAWARTEHIRVHTGDRPYTCAETGCGKTFRFVSDFSRHRRKTGHSG comes from the exons ATGCGAGCTTCCTGTAGTAGTAGACCACCCAAGGATATATCCTCACTTGCTCTTATAGCTTTGAATTATGAGGATGCTTCCGACTCTGAAACTGAAGCGAGAGAGTTTTCCCCAGTATCCGACCTTGCTGAGGAGTCCTTTCCATCACATGTCTTCTGTCTTCAGCATGCTTTTGGAGTTAAACAGAAACTGGATGCGCTTGGGGGCATGCACATGTTACTCCTTTGTCATCCAG ATTATCCCAAGTTTCTGGCTGAAGCAAAACTAGTGGCTGATGAACTGGGAGCAGAACAAATTTCGAGCGATATTTCCTTCAGGACAGCCACTGAAGAAGACAAGGAAAGAATCAAATCAGCTGTAGATAGTGAAGGGTCCAATCTTTCTTTCAGTGCCAACCCAATTCCAAAATTAAAGAGAAAGGGTATGGATGATCTTGAGCCAGCCCAAACAAGCAAGTTTCCAAGGGTTGAAGAGTCAACCGAGGCGACAGACCAGGAACAGGTTAGAGTATCCGAAAATTTACCTAAGCCACCAGAACCTGATGTAGTGCCCGGCAATTTATATAGAACAACTGATTTGGCCTCTGGGAGTAGAAAAGACAAATGTATTATACAATACAAGAGGACTTACAAAAATAAGTCCAAGGTAAAGCCAATCCAGGAGGAGACTCCCCATGACCAGGGCACTGATATTTTGGAAGGTGGGCCGAGCACTAGACTCAGGCCAAGAAAGTTAAATCAGCCTCCAAAGGACCCGGAACATGTTTCACACAAAGTTGTAGCAAAAGATGAACTGAAGACATCCAGTAACAGAGGAAAATCGGCTTCTGGAATTCAAGCATCAGCTGGTAGCAGCTCCAAAAAAGCAGAGGCAAAGTATTCATGTGAAGTATGCATGATGAACTTTGGCTCCAAAAAAGAGCTGGGGCTCCATGGAAAAAATATCTGCTCGGTCAAGGGGTGCGGAAAGAAGTTTGCGTCGCACAAATATCTGATCCACCATCAGAAGGTGCATCGTGAGGACCGCCCCCTACAATGCACTTGGGAAGGCTGCACCAAGACGTTTAAATGGGCTTGGGCTCGGACGGAACATATCAGAGTTCATACAGGTGACCGTCCATATACCTGTGCTGAGACTGGCTGTGGCAAAACATTTCGCTTTGTGTCAGATTTCAGTCGCCACAGGAGGAAGACCGGACACTCAGGGTAG
- the LOC108203921 gene encoding lysine-specific demethylase REF6-like: MPRIRGRAGYKPHSHNKTEVLRWFKTLPLAPEFHPTLEEFEDPIAYIHKIEKEACVYGICKIIPPVSLPLTKSTFFQLNKSLVACSASPEGELRPTFTTRVQQVGSCPGKGHPVIKSVRESGKSYTVEEFEAKAKCFEKNYFKKSSIDKGALGPLEIESLYWNASADKPFEVEYANDMHISAFVELEKQMGGDGLSDDLNVGDTDWNLRGAARSRRCLLRFVKDDIPGVTSPMVYIGMLFSWFAWHVEDHDLHSLNYLHTGDRKTWYGVPQHAAAAFEDVIRNHGYNGEMNPLLSYATLGQKTTVLSPELIVNAGIPCCRLVQNPGEFVVTFPRAYHSGFSHGFNCAEASKIATPEWLRFAREAEMRRAAINSPPLISHIQLLYDLALSFSSRGPASMETRSSGLEEKKKGEGERLVKELFLQDVKHDISLLHSLGKGSAAILFPRDFIVGNFPELRDGLFPCLACGVLCFACAAIIKPGEVDVHNLMLADFGNIGGSGVASDIAASNWWFRSAGSAKNAVLDSGLGNEYYILV, encoded by the exons ATGCCAAGAATTAGAGGCAGAGCAGGGTACAAACCTCACAGTCACAATAAAACAGAAGTTTTGCGATGGTTTAAAACCCTCCCTTTAGCCCCTGAGTTTCA TCCGACCCTCGAAGAATTTGAGGACCCAATTGCTTATATTCATAAAATTGAGAAAGAAGCTTGTGTGTATggtatatgtaaaattataccCCCTGTCTCATTGCCCTTGACGAAAAGTACTTTTTTTCAACTTAATAAGTCTTTGGTGGCTTGTTCTGCCTCCCCGGAAGGCGAATTAAGGCCTACGTTCACTACCCGGGTGCAGCAAGTTGGTTCTTGCCCAGGAAAAGGGCACCCTGTGATTAAGTCTGTGAGGGAGAGTGGGAAAAGTTACACTGTTGAGgaatttgaagcaaaggcaaAGTGTTTCGAGAAAAATTATTTCAAGAAAAGTTCGATTGATAAGGGGGCTTTAGGTCCTCTGGAAATCGAAAGCCTTTATTGGAATGCTAGTGCTGATAAACCCTTTGAGGTTGAGTATGCGAATGACATGCATATATCAGCTTTTGTGGAGTTGGAGAAGCAGATGGGAGGAGATGGATTGAGTGATGATTTGAATGTGGGAGATACGGATTGGAATTTGAGGGGTGCGGCGAGGTCCAGAAGGTGTCTGCTGAGGTTTGTGAAGGATGATATCCCCGGGGTTACATCCCCAATGGTGTATATAGGAATGTTATTTAGCTGGTTTGCGTGGCACGTGGAGGATCATGACCTGCACAGCCTCAATTATCTGCACACCGGGGATAGGAAGACCTGGTATGGAGTGCCTCAGCATGCGGCAGCCGCTTTTGAGGATGTGATCCGTAATCACGGATATAATGGAGAGATGAATCCTCTCT TGAGTTATGCTACTCTTGGTCAAAAGACTACCGTCCTGTCTCCGGAATTAATTGTAAACGCAGGCATACCATGCTGCAG GTTGGTACAAAATCCAGGAGAATTCGTAGTCACTTTTCCAAGGGCTTACCACTCAGGATTCAGTCATG GATTCAACTGTGCGGAAGCTTCAAAGATTGCAACTCCTGAATGGTTGCGGTTTGCAAGAGAAGCTGAAATGCGCAGGGCTGCTATAAACTCTCCTCCATTAATTTCCCACATCCAATTGCTTTATGATCTTGCGCTGTCATTCTCTTCAAG AGGACCAGCGAGCATGGAAACAAGAAGTTCTGGATTagaagagaagaagaaaggTGAAGGGGAAAGGCTGGTGAAGGAGCTCTTTCTGCAAGATGTGAAGCATGATATCAGCCTGCTTCACAGTCTTGGGAAAGGATCTGCAGCTATCCTTTTTCCCCGTGATTTTATCGTTGGAAATTTTCCTGAATTGCGTGATG GACTTTTCCCATGTTTAGCTTGTGGGGTTTTATGTTTTGCTTGTGCTGCAATCATAAAACCTGGTGAAGTAGATGTTCACAATCTCATGCTAGCTGATTTTGGCAATATTGGAGGTAGTGGTGTTGCTTCTGACATTGCTGCTAGTAATTGGTGGTTTCGTTCTGCCGGATCTGCCAAGAATGCTGTGCTGGATTCTGGTTTAGGTAATGAATACTACATACTAGTTTAG